Sequence from the Segatella copri genome:
GCTCCTCATACAGACATTCTCGTCAACCTCTTCAAGGAGGAGAAGCCTCAGATTGCACTGATGGGTGCTACCGTTATCGGTCGCGACCTCGGTCCTCGTGTTTCTTCTTCATTGACCAGCGGTCTTACCGCCGACTGTACAGAGCTTGAAATCGGTGATTATGACGACAAGAAGAGCGGCAAGCACTACGAGGGTCTGCTCTATCAGATTCGTCCTGCCTTCGGTGGTAACATCGTGGCTACTATCGTAAACCCAGACCACCGTCCACAGATGGCTACAGTCCGCTCTGGCGTGATGCAGAAGAGCATCTACGAGGGTGAGTGCAAGAAGGAAGTAGTTTACCCTGAGGTAAGCAAGTATGTTCCTGCTGAGGACTTCGTAGTAAAGGTACTCGACCACCACGTAGAGGCTGCCAAGCACAACCTGAAGGGTTCTGCCATCGTTGTAGCCGGTGGTTATGGTGTAGGAAGCAAGGAAGGTTTCGACCAGCTCTTCGAGTTGGCTCATCTCCTCCATGGCGAGGTAGGTGCTTCCCGTGCTGCAGTAGATGCAGGCTGGGTAGATCACGACCGTCAGATTGGTCAGACTGGTGTTACCGTTCATCCTAAGGTATATATCGCTTGCGGAATCTCTGGTCAGATTCAGCACATCGCCGGTATGCAGGATTCAGGCATCATCATCTCTGTAAACAACGATCCTGATGCTCCAATCAACAAGATTGCCGACTACGTTATCAACGGCAATGTTGAGGATGTGGTTCCTAAGCTCATCAAGTACTACAAGCAGAATTCTAAGTAATCTGCATTACACATTATTTAAATAAGAAAAGCAAAATGGCTAATTATTATACAGACCATCCTGAGATAGAGTTCCACTTGAATCATCCGCTTATGAAGCGTGTTGTGGACTTGAAGGAAAGAAATTATGTAGAAAAAGACCAGTTTGAAGATGCTCCAGTAAACTACGAGGATGCCATCGAGAACTACAAGCGATTGCTGGATATTACCGGCGATGTAGCTGCTAACATCATCGAACCAAACTCTGAGGATGTTGACCTCGAAGGTCCACACTTGGAGAATGGTCGCATGATCTATGCCAGCAAGACATTCGAGAACCTCGATGCTACCCGCAAGGCTGGCCTCTGGGGCTTGTCAATGCCTCGCCGTTACGGCGGTTTGAACCTGCCTAACGCCATCTTCTCTATGGCTTCTGAAATCATTGCTGCTGCCGATGCCGGTTTCCAGAACATCTGGTCGCTCCAGAGCTGTATCGATACACTCTATGAGTTCGGTTCTGAGGAGCAGCGCCAGAAGTACATCCCTCGCATCTGCGCTGGCGAGACCATGAGTATGGACTTGACTGAGCCTGATGCAGGTTCTGACTTGCAGCGCGTAATGTTGAAGGCTACACAGGATGAGGACGGCACATGGCGTCTGAACGGTGTGAAGCGTTTCATCACCAATGGTGACTCAGACATCCACTTGGTTCTGGCTCGTTCTGAGGAAGGCACCAAGGATGGTCGTGGTCTTTCTATGTTCATCTACGACAAGCGTGATGGTGGCGTAACAGTCCGTCACATCGAGCACAAGTTGGGTATCCACGGTTCTCCTACCTGCGAGTTGGTTTACAAGAATGCCAAGGCAGAGCTTTGCGGTAACACCCGTCTCGGTTTGATCAAGTACGTGATGGCTCTGATGAACGGTGCCCGTCTGGGTATTGCAGCTCAGAGTGTAGGTGTAGAGCAGGAGGCTTACAATGAGGGCTTGGCTTATGCCAAGGAGCGTGCTCAGTTTGGTGAGAAGATCATCAACTTCCCAGCTGTATACGACATGCTTTCAAGAATGAAGGCTAAGTTGGATGCAGGCCGTTCACTCCTTTACTGCTGCGCTCGCTACGTAGATATCTACAAGGCTTTGGAAGACATCGCCCGCGACACTAAGCTCACTCCAGAGGAGCGTCAGGAGATGAAGAAATACACCCGCTTGGCTGATGCATTTACTCCATTGGCAAAGGGTATGAACTCAGAGTATGCTAACCAGAATGCATACGATGCCATCAGCATCCACGGTGGTTCTGGTTTCATCATGGAGTACAAGTGCCAGCGCCTGTTCCGTGACGCCCGCATCTTCTCTATCTACGAGGGTACTACTCAGCTTCAGGTTGTTGCAGCCATCCGCTACATCACCAACGGCACTTATCTCAGCATCATCAAGGAGATGTTGGAGAACGAGGTTTCAGATGATTTAAAGCCATTGAAGGAGCGCGTGGCTAAGCTCGTAGATCTTTACGAGGCTGCCATCAACAAGGTGAAGGAGGCTAACGATCAGGCAGTTCACGACTTCCTGGCTCGCCGTCTCTACAATATGACTGGCGACATCGTAATGTCTCTCCTCATCCTCGATGATGCTACCAAGGCACCAGAGATGTTCCAGAAGAGTGCCAACGTATATGTTCGCATGGCAGAGGAGGAAGTTCTCGGTCATTCAGCATATATCCAGAACTTCAAGGCAGAAGACTTGGAGAGTTTCAAGGCATAAGCTTCAATAACAATATAATAAAAAAGTCCGTGGGAAAACAAATTACCACGGACTTTTTTATTTTATTTTTTCTTCTTTGTTTTACTTCGAGTCATTGAAGGATCTGCTATATACTTTTGCTGTGGATGATTAATCATCTCCGGAATCCAATAGAAGAGCTGATTGTTTTCCAACAGAACCTTAATATTCTTATTTTTGAATGACTTTGAATTTCTATGTAGCAATACAGAAAGGTCATCCATACTTAAAGGAACAATAGAACACATATCAACCACCAGCTTATTAAGAACATCTTTAGGAACCCTTTTCCCAACCTCATCAATTCTCTTTTTTATATGATCAGGCAACAGAAGCAACAATTCTTCCCGATTTACACCTTGGTACCTTTCTTCAAAGGTACCAACCTCACCTTGGTACCTTTCTTCAAAAGCTTGGTACCTTTCGTTCTCACCTTGGTACCTTTCGCCTAATATACCATGCTGAGGTAGTAACCTTTCGTCCTGAGGTGGTAACCTTTCGCCTAAAGATACCACCTTGGAGGTTCTTATATAATAAGTGTTACGACCTTGCCCTTTTTTCTCTAGGAA
This genomic interval carries:
- a CDS encoding electron transfer flavoprotein subunit alpha/FixB family protein, yielding MNNVFVYCEVEGTTVAEVSQELLTKGRKLANQQGVELHAIVAGTGIKGQVEDQILPYGVDKLFVFDAEGLFPYTSAPHTDILVNLFKEEKPQIALMGATVIGRDLGPRVSSSLTSGLTADCTELEIGDYDDKKSGKHYEGLLYQIRPAFGGNIVATIVNPDHRPQMATVRSGVMQKSIYEGECKKEVVYPEVSKYVPAEDFVVKVLDHHVEAAKHNLKGSAIVVAGGYGVGSKEGFDQLFELAHLLHGEVGASRAAVDAGWVDHDRQIGQTGVTVHPKVYIACGISGQIQHIAGMQDSGIIISVNNDPDAPINKIADYVINGNVEDVVPKLIKYYKQNSK
- a CDS encoding acyl-CoA dehydrogenase family protein, producing MANYYTDHPEIEFHLNHPLMKRVVDLKERNYVEKDQFEDAPVNYEDAIENYKRLLDITGDVAANIIEPNSEDVDLEGPHLENGRMIYASKTFENLDATRKAGLWGLSMPRRYGGLNLPNAIFSMASEIIAAADAGFQNIWSLQSCIDTLYEFGSEEQRQKYIPRICAGETMSMDLTEPDAGSDLQRVMLKATQDEDGTWRLNGVKRFITNGDSDIHLVLARSEEGTKDGRGLSMFIYDKRDGGVTVRHIEHKLGIHGSPTCELVYKNAKAELCGNTRLGLIKYVMALMNGARLGIAAQSVGVEQEAYNEGLAYAKERAQFGEKIINFPAVYDMLSRMKAKLDAGRSLLYCCARYVDIYKALEDIARDTKLTPEERQEMKKYTRLADAFTPLAKGMNSEYANQNAYDAISIHGGSGFIMEYKCQRLFRDARIFSIYEGTTQLQVVAAIRYITNGTYLSIIKEMLENEVSDDLKPLKERVAKLVDLYEAAINKVKEANDQAVHDFLARRLYNMTGDIVMSLLILDDATKAPEMFQKSANVYVRMAEEEVLGHSAYIQNFKAEDLESFKA